A region from the Variovorax sp. V93 genome encodes:
- a CDS encoding MFS transporter, with translation MSSIQITHAATGAAPEGRGLPASLVLLLAMGAGLSAASLYYAQPMLGVLGADIGASPRSVGLVPTLTQLGYALGILLLAPLGDRFDRRRIVLAKAAALCAALLVAGAAPSIGVLLAASLAIGLAATMAQDIVPAAATLAPEATRGKTVGTVMTGLLLGILLSRVVSGFVAEHFGWRAMFIAAAASIALIGAAAWRGLPRFRPTTHLAYAALLGSLGTLWSRHGALRRAALAQALLAVGFSAFWSTLAVMLHGAPFHLGSAAAGAFGLAGAAGALAAPLAGRLADRRGPELVTRLGAGLVVVSFAAMGLAPLMAPHAQLWLLALAAVGFDLGMQAALIAHQTIVYGIEPGARSRLNAVLFTSMFTGMAAGSALGALALAQWGWAGVTGLATGTAAAALAVRLWPRKAA, from the coding sequence ATGTCTTCCATTCAAATCACGCATGCAGCGACGGGCGCTGCGCCCGAGGGGCGGGGCCTGCCGGCCTCGCTGGTCCTGCTGCTGGCCATGGGCGCGGGCCTGTCGGCGGCTTCGCTCTACTACGCCCAGCCGATGCTCGGCGTGCTGGGCGCCGACATCGGCGCCTCCCCCCGCTCGGTGGGACTCGTTCCCACGCTCACGCAGCTGGGCTACGCGCTCGGCATCCTGCTGCTGGCGCCGCTGGGCGACCGCTTCGACCGGCGCCGCATCGTGCTGGCCAAGGCGGCCGCGCTGTGCGCCGCGCTGCTGGTGGCCGGCGCCGCGCCGTCGATCGGCGTGCTGCTTGCGGCCAGCCTGGCCATCGGCCTGGCGGCCACGATGGCGCAGGACATCGTGCCCGCGGCCGCCACGCTGGCGCCCGAGGCCACGCGCGGCAAGACGGTCGGCACGGTGATGACGGGGCTGCTGCTGGGCATTCTGCTGTCGCGCGTGGTGAGCGGCTTCGTGGCCGAGCACTTCGGCTGGCGCGCGATGTTCATCGCGGCCGCGGCCAGCATCGCGCTCATCGGCGCGGCCGCCTGGCGCGGGCTGCCGCGCTTCCGGCCGACCACGCACCTGGCCTATGCCGCGCTGCTGGGCTCGCTGGGCACGCTGTGGTCGCGCCACGGCGCACTGCGCCGCGCCGCGCTGGCCCAGGCGCTGCTGGCGGTGGGATTCAGCGCCTTCTGGTCGACGCTGGCCGTGATGCTGCACGGCGCGCCTTTCCATCTGGGCAGCGCGGCCGCGGGCGCCTTCGGCCTGGCCGGCGCGGCCGGCGCGCTGGCGGCGCCGCTGGCCGGCCGGCTGGCCGACCGCCGCGGGCCGGAGCTGGTGACGCGCCTGGGTGCCGGGCTGGTGGTGGTGTCGTTCGCGGCCATGGGCCTGGCGCCGCTGATGGCGCCGCATGCGCAGCTCTGGCTGCTGGCGCTGGCCGCGGTCGGCTTCGACCTGGGCATGCAGGCGGCGCTGATCGCGCACCAGACCATCGTCTACGGCATCGAGCCCGGTGCGCGCAGCCGCCTCAATGCGGTGCTGTTCACCAGCATGTTCACCGGCATGGCGGCCGGCTCGGCGCTGGGTGCGCTGGCGCTCGCGCAGTGGGGCTGGGCCGGAGTGACAGGGCTCGCGACTGGCACGGCTGCCGCCGCGCTCGCGGTGCGGCTCTGGCCGCGCAAGGCCGCGTAG
- a CDS encoding TetR family transcriptional regulator C-terminal domain-containing protein, giving the protein MNADPTALSPSTAQEMPAPDGPLSRARPGRERIMAAIRTAAVAEFSLHGLKGTSTQAIAARAGLTKPQLHYYIAGKEELYEELLMQVLHAWKVVFSFEDASDPATVLGDYIRKKLDHAFDNPEISRIFTREVLDGGRNLDRYWPNAQAWTQKKVDIINGWIARGQMRPLDARLLLMHIWAMTQSYADYAIQTRVMLGLPPDAPIDREPIARELVAFVLAGCGIGSPASPQAFIRSC; this is encoded by the coding sequence ATGAACGCCGATCCCACCGCCCTGTCCCCAAGCACCGCCCAGGAAATGCCCGCCCCCGACGGCCCGCTGTCGCGCGCGCGGCCGGGGCGCGAGCGCATCATGGCGGCGATCCGCACCGCGGCCGTGGCCGAGTTCAGCCTGCATGGCCTGAAGGGCACCTCCACCCAGGCCATCGCCGCGCGCGCCGGCCTCACCAAGCCCCAGCTGCACTACTACATCGCCGGCAAGGAAGAGCTCTACGAGGAGCTGCTGATGCAGGTGCTGCATGCCTGGAAGGTGGTGTTCTCGTTCGAGGACGCCAGCGACCCGGCCACCGTGCTGGGCGACTACATCCGCAAGAAGCTCGACCACGCCTTCGACAATCCCGAGATCTCGCGCATCTTCACGCGCGAAGTGCTCGACGGCGGCCGCAACCTCGACCGCTACTGGCCCAACGCGCAGGCCTGGACGCAGAAAAAGGTCGACATCATCAACGGCTGGATCGCGCGCGGGCAGATGCGCCCGCTCGATGCGCGCCTGCTGCTGATGCACATCTGGGCCATGACCCAGAGCTACGCCGACTACGCGATCCAGACGCGCGTGATGCTCGGCCTGCCGCCCGATGCGCCGATCGACCGCGAGCCGATTGCGCGCGAGCTCGTGGCCTTCGTGCTGGCCGGCTGCGGCATCGGCAGCCCGGCCTCGCCGCAGGCCTTCATCAGATCATGCTGA
- a CDS encoding LysR family transcriptional regulator codes for MPTSSPAADRIELMQTFVHIVEAGSLSAAALQMGATQPTVSRRLQALERSLGVRLLRRSTHAMKLTEDGERCYERARELLADWHAFEADLRGVGDEPEGTLRVVVPHAMGQLMLVGPLADYLRAYPRVAVEWLLNDRRPDFIAEGVDCAIQVGEVTDTMAVAIKLSEVPRVVVAAPSVLAGRAPPAHASELVELPWLALRTFYRNEVLLTHRPSGEIVRVPIRPRMSTDSLYALQSAARMGLGACAGSAWLLNEDIAAGRLVQLVPQWHVAPLPVYLIYPPSRFQPARLRRFIESMRLALADPAGRAWEAGAA; via the coding sequence ATGCCGACTTCCTCCCCCGCCGCCGACCGCATCGAGCTGATGCAGACCTTCGTCCACATCGTCGAGGCCGGCAGCCTTTCGGCCGCCGCGCTCCAGATGGGTGCGACGCAGCCCACCGTGAGCCGCCGCCTTCAGGCACTGGAGCGCTCGCTGGGCGTGCGGCTGCTGCGCCGGTCCACGCACGCCATGAAGCTCACCGAGGACGGCGAGCGCTGCTACGAGCGCGCCCGGGAGCTGCTCGCCGACTGGCACGCCTTCGAGGCCGACCTGCGCGGCGTAGGCGACGAGCCCGAGGGCACGCTGCGCGTGGTGGTGCCGCATGCGATGGGCCAGCTGATGCTGGTCGGACCGCTGGCCGACTACCTTCGCGCCTATCCGCGGGTGGCCGTCGAATGGCTGCTGAACGACCGCCGGCCCGACTTCATTGCCGAAGGCGTCGACTGCGCCATCCAGGTCGGCGAAGTGACCGACACCATGGCGGTGGCCATCAAGCTGTCCGAAGTGCCGCGCGTGGTGGTCGCCGCGCCCTCGGTGCTGGCCGGACGGGCGCCGCCCGCGCATGCGTCGGAGCTGGTCGAACTGCCGTGGCTCGCGCTGCGCACCTTCTATCGCAACGAGGTGCTGCTCACGCACCGGCCGAGCGGCGAGATCGTGCGGGTGCCGATCCGCCCGCGCATGAGCACAGACAGCCTCTATGCGCTGCAAAGCGCGGCGCGCATGGGCCTGGGCGCCTGCGCGGGCTCGGCCTGGCTCCTGAACGAGGACATTGCCGCCGGCCGGCTGGTGCAGCTCGTGCCGCAATGGCATGTGGCGCCGCTGCCGGTGTACCTGATCTATCCGCCGTCGCGCTTCCAGCCTGCGCGGCTGCGCCGCTTCATCGAGAGCATGCGGCTCGCGCTGGCCGACCCGGCGGGCCGCGCCTGGGAAGCGGGCGCGGCCTGA
- a CDS encoding asparaginase: MYLSPRFRAFAAGAALLAASALAQAQQALPNVVILATGGTIAGAGASAVNSATYAAAKVGVEKLIAGLPELSKIANVRGEQVFQVASESLTNDNLLTLAKRVSALSKQADVDGIVITHGTDTLEETAYFLTLTVHTSKPIVVVGSMRPGTALSADGALNLYDAVSVAGSKDAAGKGVLVTMNDNIDSGRDVSKNVNIKTSAFSSQWGPLGMVVEGKNYWFRAPVKRHTMNSEFDIDSINALPPVEIAMGYEGVSSIAIDALAKSGVKAIIHGGTGNGSVANRIVPNLQKARTDGAIIIRSSRVPDGFVIRNAEQPDDKYDWVVAHDLRPQKARILAMVALTKTSDTKELQRIFWEY; the protein is encoded by the coding sequence ATGTACCTTTCCCCCCGTTTCCGCGCCTTCGCGGCCGGCGCCGCGCTGCTCGCAGCCAGCGCCCTGGCGCAAGCCCAGCAGGCGCTGCCCAATGTGGTGATCCTGGCCACCGGCGGCACCATTGCGGGTGCCGGTGCCTCGGCCGTCAACAGCGCCACCTACGCGGCGGCCAAGGTCGGCGTCGAAAAGCTGATCGCCGGCCTGCCCGAGCTCTCCAAGATCGCCAACGTGCGCGGCGAGCAGGTGTTCCAGGTCGCTTCCGAAAGCCTCACCAACGACAACCTGCTGACGCTCGCCAAGCGCGTCTCGGCGCTGTCGAAGCAGGCGGACGTCGACGGCATCGTCATCACCCACGGCACCGACACGCTGGAAGAAACCGCCTACTTCCTGACGCTCACCGTGCACACCAGCAAGCCGATCGTCGTGGTCGGCTCGATGCGCCCGGGCACGGCCCTGTCGGCCGACGGCGCGCTCAACCTGTACGACGCCGTGAGCGTGGCCGGCAGCAAGGACGCGGCGGGCAAGGGCGTGCTCGTGACGATGAACGACAACATCGACAGCGGCCGCGACGTGAGCAAGAACGTCAACATCAAGACCAGTGCCTTCTCGAGCCAGTGGGGCCCGCTCGGCATGGTGGTCGAGGGCAAGAACTACTGGTTCCGCGCGCCGGTCAAGCGCCACACCATGAACTCGGAGTTCGACATCGACAGCATCAATGCGCTGCCGCCGGTGGAGATTGCGATGGGCTACGAGGGCGTTTCGTCCATCGCCATCGACGCACTGGCCAAGAGCGGAGTGAAGGCGATCATCCATGGCGGCACGGGCAACGGCTCGGTGGCCAACCGGATCGTGCCCAACCTGCAGAAGGCGCGCACCGACGGCGCAATCATCATCCGCAGCTCGCGCGTGCCCGACGGCTTCGTGATCCGCAATGCCGAGCAGCCCGACGACAAGTACGACTGGGTGGTGGCGCACGACCTGCGTCCGCAGAAGGCGCGCATCCTGGCGATGGTGGCACTGACTAAAACCAGCGACACCAAGGAACTCCAGCGCATCTTCTGGGAGTATTGA
- the glyQ gene encoding glycine--tRNA ligase subunit alpha, which translates to MLTFQQIILKLQSYWADKGCALLQPYDMEVGAGTSHTATFLRALGPEPWKAAYVQPSRRPKDGRYGENPNRLQHYYQYQVVLKPAPSNILELYLGSLEALGFDLKKNDIRFVEDDWENPTLGAWGLGWEVWLNGMEVTQFTYFQQVGGIDCKPITGEITYGLERLAMYLQGVDNVYNLTWTEGLSYGDVYKQNEVEQSTYNFEHSDAEFLFTAFAAHEKQARHLMTEQLALPAYEQVLKAAHSFNLLDARGAISVTERAAYIGRIRNLARSVAQSYYESRERLGFPMAPREWVAQITKKAA; encoded by the coding sequence ATGTTGACCTTCCAGCAAATCATTCTCAAACTGCAGTCGTACTGGGCCGACAAGGGCTGTGCGCTGCTGCAACCCTACGACATGGAAGTGGGGGCGGGCACTTCGCACACCGCCACCTTCCTGCGCGCGCTCGGTCCCGAGCCCTGGAAGGCCGCCTACGTGCAGCCCAGCCGCCGCCCCAAGGACGGCCGCTACGGCGAGAACCCCAACCGCCTGCAGCACTACTACCAGTACCAGGTGGTGCTCAAGCCGGCGCCCAGCAACATCCTGGAGCTCTACCTCGGCAGCCTCGAGGCGCTGGGCTTCGACCTCAAGAAGAACGACATCCGCTTCGTGGAAGACGACTGGGAGAACCCGACGCTCGGCGCCTGGGGACTGGGCTGGGAAGTCTGGCTCAACGGCATGGAGGTGACGCAGTTCACTTACTTCCAGCAGGTCGGCGGCATCGACTGCAAGCCCATCACCGGCGAGATCACCTATGGCCTGGAGCGGCTGGCCATGTACCTGCAGGGCGTGGACAACGTCTACAACCTGACCTGGACCGAGGGCCTGAGCTACGGCGACGTCTACAAGCAGAACGAGGTCGAGCAGTCGACCTACAACTTCGAGCACAGCGACGCCGAGTTCCTGTTCACCGCCTTCGCGGCGCACGAGAAGCAGGCCAGGCACCTCATGACCGAGCAGCTTGCGCTGCCGGCCTACGAGCAGGTGCTCAAGGCCGCGCACAGCTTCAACCTGCTCGACGCGCGCGGCGCCATCAGCGTGACCGAGCGCGCGGCCTACATCGGCCGCATCCGCAACCTCGCGCGCAGCGTGGCGCAGAGTTATTACGAGAGCCGCGAGCGGCTCGGTTTTCCGATGGCGCCTCGCGAGTGGGTTGCACAAATCACGAAGAAGGCGGCCTGA
- a CDS encoding phosphatase PAP2 family protein — MPMEAPDLVLLARQLGEHSLAWFAGAFAVSVLGAGTACRALQRRRIRRSSSEEPDEPQLAAGLAIGFLSILGAASLVAYLASKLGDGRLLGLADQALADAIGEHLPWAALVAFSWLTHLGDAELLAPVCLVVALLLWRKAHHGLALGWVMALGGIVLLNPALKRIFARARPLHDHGLALETSYSFPSGHSAGAIVSYGMLLYLALRLLPARWHVPAAMAAAAAIVTIACSRIFLQVHFASDVAAGLLTGLAWLLVCVSSLEYARHRSRRRIRP; from the coding sequence ATGCCGATGGAAGCCCCCGACCTCGTTCTTCTCGCCCGCCAGCTGGGCGAGCATTCACTGGCCTGGTTCGCAGGCGCCTTCGCTGTCTCGGTGCTCGGCGCCGGCACGGCCTGCCGGGCGCTGCAGCGGCGGCGCATCAGAAGGTCGTCGAGCGAAGAGCCCGACGAACCGCAGCTGGCCGCCGGGCTGGCCATCGGCTTCCTGTCGATCCTCGGGGCGGCCAGCCTGGTGGCGTATCTCGCATCGAAGCTCGGCGACGGGCGCCTGCTGGGCCTGGCCGACCAGGCGCTGGCCGATGCCATCGGCGAGCACCTGCCGTGGGCGGCGCTGGTGGCTTTCAGCTGGCTCACGCACCTGGGCGATGCCGAACTGCTGGCGCCGGTGTGCCTGGTGGTGGCCCTGCTGCTGTGGCGCAAGGCCCACCATGGCCTGGCACTGGGCTGGGTCATGGCGCTCGGCGGCATCGTGCTGCTGAACCCGGCGCTCAAGCGCATCTTCGCGCGCGCACGGCCGCTGCACGACCACGGCCTGGCGCTGGAGACGAGCTACAGCTTCCCGAGCGGCCACAGCGCGGGCGCGATCGTGAGCTACGGCATGCTGTTGTATTTGGCCCTGCGCCTGCTGCCGGCGCGCTGGCACGTGCCGGCGGCGATGGCGGCCGCGGCGGCCATCGTCACCATCGCGTGCAGCCGCATCTTCCTGCAGGTGCATTTCGCCAGCGACGTGGCGGCCGGCCTGCTGACCGGCCTCGCCTGGCTGCTCGTGTGCGTGAGCAGCCTCGAATACGCGCGGCACCGCAGCCGCCGGCGCATCCGCCCCTGA
- a CDS encoding carbonic anhydrase: protein MCDCLPSAAVPATSRRRLLGGAAAFATLASGADAFAADTPLPDNRIGGDAALQRLVQGNLRYAQGRQTQRDFSVGRVARTSGQKPFAAILACADSRVAPELAFDQGPGDLFVVRLAGNFVNDDAIASMEYAAKFLDVPLIMVLGHSNCGAISATIKVLQENAVLPGHLPGLVASIRPAVEAASRREPASLLQAATEQNVRQSVARLATSAPILGGMASSGAVKVVGGIYDLATGRVSMI from the coding sequence ATGTGTGATTGCCTACCTTCCGCCGCAGTGCCGGCAACCTCGCGCCGCCGGCTGCTGGGCGGCGCGGCCGCTTTCGCCACCCTGGCGTCCGGCGCCGATGCATTCGCGGCCGACACGCCGCTGCCCGACAACCGCATCGGCGGCGATGCCGCGCTCCAGCGGCTGGTGCAGGGCAATCTGCGCTATGCGCAGGGCCGGCAGACGCAGCGCGATTTCAGTGTCGGCCGCGTGGCGCGCACCTCGGGCCAGAAGCCGTTCGCCGCGATCCTCGCCTGCGCGGATTCGCGCGTGGCGCCGGAACTGGCCTTCGACCAGGGCCCGGGCGATCTCTTCGTGGTGCGGCTGGCCGGCAACTTCGTCAACGACGATGCCATCGCCAGCATGGAATACGCGGCCAAGTTCCTCGACGTGCCGCTCATCATGGTGCTCGGCCACAGCAACTGCGGCGCCATCTCGGCCACCATCAAGGTGCTGCAGGAAAACGCCGTGCTGCCGGGGCACCTGCCCGGGCTGGTGGCCTCGATCCGGCCGGCCGTGGAGGCCGCGTCGCGCCGCGAGCCCGCCTCGCTGCTGCAGGCGGCCACCGAGCAGAACGTGCGCCAGAGCGTGGCGCGCCTGGCCACGTCGGCGCCCATCCTCGGGGGCATGGCCTCCAGCGGCGCGGTCAAGGTCGTCGGCGGAATCTACGACCTGGCGACCGGCCGGGTCAGCATGATCTGA
- a CDS encoding diacylglycerol kinase family protein — translation MQPSPLGPSSPLFVVLNAGSGNADAAETREIIEQGCAAAGRRLRIFLVDERTTVQALAREAVERARAVDGVVVAAGGDGTINTVARATLGSGLAFGVLPQGTFNYFSRAHGIPRDTAQALQVLLAEQPRPVQVGLVNDRIFLVNASMGLYAELLEERESYKVRYGRSRWVAFFAGLLTVMRGHRHWNLRIASHGVERDIRTTTLFVGNNPLQLLQVGIEHADAPENGQLAAVALKPVGVLAMPGLLVRGALGRLGSADEVLSFPFESMTVKAGRLHPPRRVKVAIDGEIAWAEMPLLFRVSPEPLWLVRPDVAPELEAAKQ, via the coding sequence ATGCAGCCGTCTCCCCTCGGTCCGAGCTCCCCCTTGTTCGTCGTTCTCAACGCCGGCTCCGGCAACGCGGACGCCGCCGAAACCCGCGAAATCATCGAGCAGGGCTGCGCCGCGGCGGGCCGCAGGCTGCGCATCTTCCTGGTCGACGAACGCACGACGGTGCAGGCGCTGGCGCGCGAGGCGGTGGAGCGCGCCCGCGCCGTGGACGGCGTGGTGGTGGCCGCGGGCGGCGACGGCACCATCAACACGGTGGCGCGGGCCACGCTCGGCAGCGGGCTGGCCTTCGGCGTGCTGCCGCAGGGCACCTTCAACTATTTCAGCCGCGCCCACGGCATTCCGCGCGATACGGCGCAGGCGCTGCAGGTGCTTTTGGCCGAGCAGCCGCGGCCGGTGCAGGTGGGGCTGGTCAATGACCGCATCTTCCTGGTGAATGCCAGCATGGGCCTGTATGCCGAACTGCTGGAAGAACGCGAGAGCTACAAGGTGCGCTATGGCCGCAGCCGTTGGGTCGCGTTCTTCGCCGGCCTGCTCACCGTGATGCGCGGCCACCGGCACTGGAACCTGCGCATCGCCTCGCACGGGGTGGAGCGCGACATCCGCACGACGACGCTTTTCGTGGGCAACAACCCGCTGCAGCTGCTGCAGGTGGGCATCGAACATGCCGATGCGCCCGAGAACGGCCAGCTGGCCGCCGTGGCGCTGAAACCGGTGGGCGTGCTGGCCATGCCCGGCCTGCTGGTGCGCGGCGCGCTCGGCCGGCTGGGCAGCGCCGACGAGGTGCTGAGCTTCCCCTTCGAGTCGATGACGGTGAAGGCCGGCCGCCTGCATCCGCCGCGCCGCGTGAAGGTGGCCATCGACGGCGAGATCGCCTGGGCCGAGATGCCGCTGCTGTTCCGGGTTTCGCCCGAGCCGCTGTGGCTGGTGCGGCCCGACGTCGCACCCGAGCTGGAGGCCGCGAAGCAATGA
- a CDS encoding metallophosphoesterase, which produces MSCLLQISDTHFGTEQPEVMAALERLARALAPQVVVLSGDITQRATRKQFAAARAFVDRLAAPAVLAIPGNHDIPLFQLGARLFSPYARYARAFGSDLEPVFESADWLVVAVNTTRWWRHADGEVSPAQIERVAARLAGASPSQLRVVVTHQPVMVTRQEDMPNRLHGREAAVARWCAAGADLILGGHIHLPFVRSLHGAYAGCPRTAWAVQAGTAVSSRVRAGHPNSVNVLRLGAPEDGRACQAERWDHSAADKSFVCAKVLQLPLASAGAPA; this is translated from the coding sequence ATGAGCTGCCTGCTGCAGATCTCCGACACGCATTTCGGCACCGAGCAGCCCGAGGTGATGGCCGCGCTCGAGCGGCTCGCGCGGGCCCTGGCGCCGCAGGTGGTGGTGCTCTCGGGCGACATCACGCAGCGCGCCACGCGCAAGCAGTTCGCGGCGGCGCGCGCCTTCGTCGACCGGCTGGCCGCGCCGGCCGTGCTGGCCATTCCGGGCAACCACGACATTCCGCTGTTCCAGCTGGGGGCGCGCCTGTTCTCGCCTTATGCGCGCTACGCCCGAGCCTTCGGCAGCGACCTGGAGCCGGTGTTCGAATCCGCCGACTGGCTGGTGGTGGCGGTCAACACCACGCGCTGGTGGCGGCATGCGGACGGCGAAGTCTCGCCGGCCCAGATCGAGCGGGTGGCAGCGCGGCTGGCGGGCGCCTCGCCTTCGCAATTGCGCGTGGTGGTCACGCACCAGCCGGTGATGGTGACGCGGCAGGAAGACATGCCGAACCGGCTGCACGGGCGCGAAGCCGCCGTCGCGCGCTGGTGCGCGGCCGGCGCCGACCTGATCCTGGGCGGCCACATCCATCTGCCGTTCGTGCGTTCGCTGCACGGCGCGTACGCCGGCTGCCCGCGCACCGCATGGGCGGTGCAGGCCGGCACGGCCGTGTCGTCGCGCGTGCGCGCGGGCCACCCCAACTCGGTGAACGTGCTGCGCCTGGGCGCGCCGGAAGATGGCCGCGCGTGCCAGGCCGAGCGCTGGGACCATTCGGCCGCCGACAAGTCCTTCGTGTGCGCCAAGGTTTTGCAGCTTCCCCTTGCCAGCGCCGGGGCGCCCGCTTAG
- the glyS gene encoding glycine--tRNA ligase subunit beta, which yields MTSVQKNLLVELFVEELPPKALKKLGDAFAGVLRDQIVAQGLAEPASVLTAYASPRRLAAHLTHVAERAADKAVSQKLMPVAVGLDASGQPTPALLKRLAALGADASAVPGLKRAMDGKAEALFYESTAKGATLAEGLQKALAEAIAKLPIPKVMSYQLESGCELPGWSSVSFVRPAHGLVALHGDAVVPVEALGLKAGRETHGHRFEAAVDPVVLRDANSYALQMQDEGAVIASFEARRTEIARQLAAAAVQVGGAVVPIHDDALLDEVTALVERPNVLVCSFEREFLEVPQECLILTMKANQKYFPLLDASNRLTNKFLVVSNISPEDASAVVGGNERVVRPRLADAKFFFDQDRKKSLASRVESLGKVVYHNKLGTQGERVERVMRIARGIAEKLGGAALVAHAVQAAQLAKADLVTEMVGEFPELQGTMGRYYALHDGLSAEVADAIEDHYKPRFAGDELPRNSVGQVVALADKLETLVGMFGIGNLPTGDRDPFALRRHALGVIRMLIEKDLPLKLDALLQDAAAQFKDIEGFDIGKATAELQDFILDRLAGSLREQGASAQEVDAVLAPRPQRLGEVPKLLAAVRAFAALPAAAALAAANKRIGNILKKAPEADAHVSELLLKEPAEKALHAAMAEVVPAANAQFDAGDYTASLQTLAALREPVDAFFDGVMVNAEQADLRLNRLGLLMSLHAAMNRVAQLERLAA from the coding sequence ATGACGAGCGTGCAAAAGAACCTGTTGGTCGAACTCTTCGTCGAAGAGCTGCCGCCCAAGGCGCTGAAGAAACTCGGCGACGCCTTCGCCGGCGTGCTGCGCGACCAGATCGTGGCCCAGGGGCTTGCCGAGCCCGCCTCGGTGCTCACAGCCTATGCGTCGCCGCGCCGCCTGGCTGCGCACCTCACGCACGTGGCCGAGCGCGCCGCCGACAAGGCCGTGTCGCAAAAGCTCATGCCCGTGGCCGTGGGGCTCGACGCCTCGGGCCAGCCCACGCCCGCGCTGCTCAAGCGCCTGGCCGCGCTGGGCGCAGACGCCTCGGCCGTGCCCGGCCTCAAGCGCGCGATGGACGGCAAGGCCGAAGCGCTGTTCTACGAAAGCACCGCCAAGGGCGCAACGCTGGCCGAAGGCCTGCAGAAGGCGTTGGCCGAAGCCATTGCCAAGCTGCCGATTCCCAAGGTGATGAGCTACCAGCTCGAAAGCGGCTGCGAGCTGCCCGGCTGGAGCAGCGTGAGCTTCGTGCGCCCCGCGCATGGCCTGGTGGCGCTGCATGGCGACGCCGTGGTGCCGGTCGAGGCGCTCGGCCTGAAGGCCGGCCGCGAAACCCACGGCCACCGCTTCGAGGCGGCCGTCGATCCGGTCGTGCTGCGCGACGCCAACAGCTATGCGCTGCAGATGCAGGACGAGGGCGCGGTCATCGCGAGCTTCGAAGCGCGCCGCACCGAGATCGCGCGCCAGCTCGCGGCCGCGGCCGTGCAAGTCGGCGGCGCCGTGGTGCCGATCCACGACGACGCGCTGCTCGACGAAGTGACCGCGCTGGTCGAGCGGCCCAACGTGCTGGTCTGCAGCTTCGAGCGCGAATTCCTCGAAGTGCCGCAGGAGTGCCTCATCCTTACGATGAAGGCCAACCAGAAGTATTTTCCGCTGCTCGACGCCTCGAACCGGCTCACCAACAAGTTCCTGGTGGTCAGCAACATCAGCCCGGAAGACGCGAGCGCGGTGGTCGGCGGCAACGAGCGCGTGGTGCGCCCGCGCCTGGCCGACGCCAAGTTCTTCTTCGACCAGGACCGCAAGAAGTCGCTGGCCTCGCGCGTCGAATCGCTGGGCAAGGTGGTCTACCACAACAAGCTCGGCACCCAGGGCGAGCGCGTCGAACGCGTGATGCGCATTGCGCGCGGCATTGCTGAAAAGCTCGGCGGCGCCGCGCTCGTCGCGCATGCCGTGCAGGCCGCGCAACTGGCCAAGGCCGACCTCGTGACCGAGATGGTCGGCGAGTTCCCGGAGCTGCAGGGCACCATGGGCCGCTACTACGCGCTGCACGACGGCCTCTCTGCCGAAGTGGCCGACGCGATCGAAGACCACTACAAGCCGCGCTTTGCCGGCGACGAGCTGCCGCGCAACAGCGTGGGGCAGGTGGTCGCGCTGGCCGACAAGCTCGAGACGCTGGTCGGCATGTTCGGCATCGGCAACCTGCCCACCGGCGACCGCGACCCCTTCGCGCTGCGCCGCCATGCGCTTGGCGTGATCCGCATGCTGATCGAGAAAGACCTGCCGCTGAAGCTCGACGCGCTGCTGCAGGACGCCGCCGCGCAGTTCAAGGACATCGAGGGCTTCGACATCGGCAAGGCCACGGCCGAGCTGCAGGACTTCATCCTCGACCGCCTGGCTGGCAGCCTGCGCGAGCAGGGCGCCAGCGCCCAGGAAGTCGACGCCGTGCTGGCGCCGCGGCCACAGCGCCTGGGCGAAGTGCCCAAGCTGCTGGCGGCGGTGCGCGCCTTTGCCGCGCTGCCCGCCGCCGCCGCGCTGGCCGCCGCCAACAAGCGCATCGGCAACATCCTCAAGAAGGCGCCCGAAGCCGACGCGCACGTCAGCGAACTGCTGCTGAAGGAGCCTGCCGAGAAGGCGCTGCATGCCGCCATGGCCGAGGTCGTGCCCGCCGCCAATGCCCAGTTCGACGCCGGCGACTACACCGCTTCGCTGCAGACCCTGGCCGCGCTGCGCGAACCGGTCGATGCCTTCTTCGACGGCGTGATGGTCAATGCCGAGCAGGCCGACCTGCGCCTCAACCGGCTCGGACTGCTGATGTCGCTGCACGCCGCGATGAACCGCGTGGCGCAGCTCGAGCGGCTGGCTGCCTGA